From a region of the Coffea arabica cultivar ET-39 chromosome 3e, Coffea Arabica ET-39 HiFi, whole genome shotgun sequence genome:
- the LOC113738064 gene encoding COBRA-like protein 7: MAATTTTTTSTCFLFLFILSQVRAQPTAPSPAADVCNGVFLSYTFTSSRKIPPTLRSVPARQPYRFQSTLHVLNNGLQELKSWRVFVGFQHDEFLVSASNAVLADGSSLPVGVGNGTVFAGYPNSDLKTAIETAGDQTQMGVQVDLVGTQFGVGSPDVPMPQNISLVNDGWLCPKPSTQGKNVMQVCCTQDSKFKANVTTEEFLPRQNGDLTIMYDVIRTYDSNYWAQVTISNHNPLGRLDNWKLSWDWMRDEFIFAMKGAYPAVVDTSECIFGKQGQFYRDLDFSTALNCERRPTIIDLPLAKTNDTNLGMIPFCCRNGTILPPSMDPSKSISSFQINVFKMPPDNNRSQLNPPQNWNITGTVNPDYQCGPPVRVSPSEFPDPSGLLSNTAAVASWQVVCNITQPKGASPRCCVSFSAYYNESIIPCQTCACGCPSTSTSTCSAKAPALLLPSQALLIPVENRTQLAKAWAGLHHFPVPNPLPCADNCGVSINWHVATDYSGGWSARITIFNWDDFSFPDWFAAVELDKTASGFEKVYSFNGSTLSGVNNTIVMQGMEGLNYLVAESDGADPQKDFRVPGKQQSVISFTKKNIPGVDIAGGDGFPTKVYFNGEECSLPRILPTNNSYRMGSSIIISLIFALAVFLFMQQ, from the exons atGGCAGCCacgaccaccaccaccaccagcaCCTGTTTTCTGTTTCTGTTCATCTTGTCTCAAGTCCGGGCCCAACCCACGGCGCCGTCACCCGCCGCGGATGTCTGCAACGGAGTTTTTCTCTCCTACACTTTCACGTCGTCTCGGAAAATCCCACCCACGCTCAGATCCGTCCCGGCCCGACAGCCATACCGCTTCCAGTCTACCCTCCATGTTCTCAACAATGGCCTTCAGGAACTCAAGTCGTGGCGGGTTTTTGTTGGTTTCCAGCACGACGAGTTCTTGGTGTCTGCTTCTAACGCTGTGTTAGCAGATGGAAGCTCTTTGCCTGTGGGTGTGGGAAATGGGACCGTCTTCGCGGGTTACCCGAATTCGGATCTCAAGACTGCCATTGAAACAGCTGGAGATCAGACTCAGATGGGTGTTCAGGTCGATTTGGTCGGGACCCAGTTCGGTGTTGGGTCGCCTGATGTCCCTATGCCCCAAAACATCTCTTTAGTCAATGATGGTTGGCTTTGCCCGAAACCCAGCACGCAAg gaAAGAATGTAATGCAAGTATGTTGCACCCAAGATTCAAAGTTTAAGGCCAATGTGACAACTGAAGAATTTCTTCCTCGTCAAAATGGTGATCTGACAATCATGTATGACGTAATCAGAACGTATGACTCTAATTACTGGGCACAAGTTACGATCTCCAACCATAATCCCCTTGGCCGTCTTGATAACTGGAAATTGAGCTGGGACTGGATGAGAGATGAGTTTATCTTTGCAATGAAGGGTGCATATCCTGCAGTGGTTGATACTTCTGAATGCATCTTTGGCAAACAGGGTCAGTTTTATCGAGACCTTGACTTTTCCACTGCCCTGAATTGTGAGAGAAGGCCAACCATAATTGACCTGCCTCTGGCAAAGACTAATGACACAAATCTGGGGATGATACCTTTTTGTTGCCGGAATGGGACAATTTTGCCACCATCTATGGACCCAAGCAAGTCAATTTCGTCATTCCAGATTAATGTTTTCAAAATGCCACCGGATAATAATCGTTCCCAGCTAAATCCTCCACAGAACTGGAACATCACTGGCACGGTGAATCCTGATTACCAGTGTGGACCTCCAGTACGGGTAAGTCCCAGTGAATTTCCAGACCCAAGTGGGTTGCTCTCAAATACTGCTGCCGTTGCTAGCTGGCAAGTAGTCTGCAATATCACACAACCAAAGGGAGCAAGCCCAAGATGCTGCGTATCATTTTCTGCTTACTACAATGAATCTATCATACCATGCCAAACATGTGCTTGTGGTTGCCCTTCTACTAGTACTAGTACATGTAGTGCCAAGGCTCCAGCTCTCCTCCTGCCATCCCAGGCTCTCCTCATTCCTGTTGAAAATCGAACTCAgctggccaaggcttgggctgGTCTTCACCATTTTCCAGTGCCAAATCCACTGCCTTGCGCAGATAATTGTGGTGTCAGCATCAATTGGCACGTGGCTACAGATTACAGTGGTGGATGGTCTGCACGTATTACAATTTTCAACTGGGACGATTTCTCTTTTCCTGACTGGTTTGCAGCAGTTGAATTGGACAAAACTGCTTCTGGTTTTGAAAAGGTTTACTCTTTCAACGGAAGTACCTTAAGTGGTGTCAACAACACTATTGTTATGCAGGGTATGGAAGGCTTGAATTATCTGGTGGCAGAATCGGATGGAGCTGACCCGCAGAAGGATTTCAGAGTGCCCGGGAAGCAACAGTCAGTTATCTCATTCACAAAAAAGAATATACCAGGAGTTGACATTGCTGGTGGTGATGGATTCCCCACTAAAGTTTACTTCAATGGAGAGGAATGCTCCCTCCCCAGAATACTTCCAACCAATAATTCCTACAGGATGGGCTCATCCATTATAATCTCTCTCATTTTTGCCCTTGCAGTTTTCTTGTTTATGCAGCAATAA
- the LOC113736634 gene encoding uncharacterized protein, producing the protein MGRTREILLRSSIFTLFMIALTSKQEFLVSANATTTAATWVGSKYQIECTMCSACDNPCSTPSPPPPSPPPPSPPPPPSSSSSSSSNCPPPPSPPSSGSTYYSPPPPSPSQSGYPYSSPPPPSGIIGSYYPPPYRTYPSGPTPPPPNPIVPYFPFYYYSPPPPSKSAAALNLRISVSFFITVCFSVLIAV; encoded by the coding sequence ATGGGGCGTACGCGAGAAATACTACTGAGATCCTCAATTTTCACTCTTTTCATGATAGCATTGACGTCAAAACAAGAATTTTTAGTCAGTGCAAATGCTACCACCACCGCTGCTACATGGGTTGGATCGAAGTATCAAATTGAATGCACAATGTGTTCAGCTTGTGACAACCCATGCAGCACCCCATCACCACCACCGCCCTCTCCTCCACCACCCTCACCGCCGCCGccaccatcatcatcatcatcttccaGCTCAAACTGCCCTCCACCACCTTCTCCTCCCAGCTCAGGCAGCACCTACTActctccaccaccaccatcacCTTCTCAGTCTGGCTACCCATACTCGTCCCCACCTCCTCCCAGCGGCATAATTGGAAGCTACTATCCACCACCTTACAGAACATATCCCTCAGGGCCAACACCACCTCCTCCGAATCCTATTGTACCTTACTTTCCATTTTACTACTACAGCCCTCCGCCACCTTCCAAATCAGCAGCCGCACTGAACTTGAGAATTTCAGTATCCTTCTTCATCACCGTTTGCTTTTCTGTTCTCATAGCTGTCTGA
- the LOC113738065 gene encoding two-component response regulator ARR2 produces MNLGGGQTAKAMSAPSSSASLKSGDVVSDQFPAGLRVLVVDDDPTCLRILEKMLRNCLYEVTKCNRAEIALKLLRDNRNGYDIVISDVHMPDMDGFKLLEQVGLEMDLPVIMMSADDSKNVVMKGVTHGACDYLIKPVRIEALKNIWQHVVRKRKHEWKDKDFEQSGSAEEGERLVKPLEDVDYSSSATEGNWKTSKRRKDEEDEPEEKDDTSSLKKPRVVWSVELHQQFVAAVNQLGIDKAVPKKILELMNVPGLTRENVASHLQKYRLYLRRLSGVSSHQNGLNSSFMGPPEATFASMSSLGGLDLQALAATGHIPAQSLASLQALGRPTTKNSISMPMVDQRNLFSFETPKLRFGDGQQQLNNNSKQINLLHGIPTNMEPKQLASLNQSAQTFGGLNMQVNPQASQSSSLLVQMSHPMSRTQMLNENKGNHVPRLQSSIGQPILSNGMHSGVLSRNGIVDNVRGAVYNPVSQASSLVDFSINKSAELPGNSFAQASNSGISSLTSKGIIQEEVSSEVKGSRGFIHSYDIFNELQQHKAQDWGMQNVGSTFDASQHSALQGSLDISPSSFVQQGFSSSQKDRNVSIGDAIFSVGEGAHCNNSKFGQQFNSFVADNTLRVKAERLPDSGCQNNLFPQQFGQEDLMSALLKQQEGIGSVESEFGFDGYPLDNLPV; encoded by the exons ATGAATCTTGGTGGTGGTCAAACTGCAAAAGCCATGTCTGCTCCCAGCTCTAGTGCTTCATTGAAGTCCGGTGATGTGGTTTCCGACCAGTTTCCGGCGGGCCTGCGGGTTCTGGTTGTTGATGATGATCCCACTTGTCTCAGGATCTTGGAAAAGATGCTCAGAAACTGCCTCTACGAAG TCACCAAGTGTAATAGAGCTGAGATTGCATTGAAGCTGCTAAGGGATAACAGAAATGGGTATGATATAGTAATAAGCGATGTTCACATGCCAGATATGGATGGTTTTAAGCTGCTCGAGCAAGTTGGTCTCGAGATGGACTTGCCTGTTATCA TGATGTCAGCGGACGACAGTAAAAATGTTGTGATGAAAGGTGTTACTCATGGTGCATGTGATTATCTGATCAAACCAGTCCGCATTGAGGCATTGAAGAACATATGGCAGCATGTGGTTCGCAAACGGAAGCACGAGTGGAAGGACAAGGATTTTGAACAATCAGGAAGTGCAGAAGAAGGAGAAAGACTGGTGAAACCACTTGAGGATGTTGATTACTCATCATCAGCAACGGAAGGAAACTGGAAAACctcaaagagaagaaaggacgAGGAAGATGAACCTGAGGAAAAGGATGATACATCTTCATTGAAAAAACCACGTGTTGTTTGGTCAGTTGAGCTACACCAACAATTCGTAGCTGCTGTTAATCAACTTGGAATTGATA AGGCCGTTCCAAAGAAAATCTTGGAATTGATGAATGTCCCTGGATTGACAAGAGAAAATGTTGCAAGCCACCTTCAA AAATATCGGCTCTATTTAAGAAGGTTGAGTGGTGTATCATCACACCAGAATGGACTCAATAGTTCTTTTATGGGACCTCCTGAAGCAACTTTCGCTTCCATGTCCTCACTTGGTGGGCTTGATCTTCAAGCTCTTGCTGCCACTGGTCATATTCCGGCACAGAGTCTTGCTTCGCTCCAAGCACTTGGTAGGCCTACCACAAAAAATTCCATATCAATGCCTATGGTTGACCAACGGAACctctttagcttcgaaacaccaaaATTAAGATTTGGAGATGGGCAGCAGCAATTGAACAATAATAGCAAGCAAATAAATTTACTTCATGGAATCCCGACAAACATGGAGCCGAAACAACTAGCAAGTTTGAACCAATCTGCCCAAACATTTGGTGGCCTTAATATGCAAGTGAATCCCCAGGCAAGCCAAAGTAGCTCTTTACTAGTACAGATGTCTCACCCGATGTCCAGGACACAGATGTTGAATGAAAATAAAGGTAATCATGTTCCTAGGCTTCAATCATCAATAGGTCAACCTATTTTGTCAAATGGCATGCATAGTGGAGTCCTATCACGAAATGGTATTGTTGACAATGTTCGTGGAGCAGTTTACAACCCAGTGTCCCAAGCATCATCATTGGTGGATTTTTCCATTAACAAAAGTGCAGAATTGCCCGGTAATAGTTTTGCTCAGGCAAGTAACTCTGGAATTTCCTCTCTAACATCAAAGGGAATCATTCAAGAAGAGGTCAGTTCAGAAGTAAAAGGATCGAGAGGCTTTATTCATAGTTATGATATATTCAATGAATTGCAACAACATAAAGCCCAGGATTGGGGTATGCAAAATGTTGGGTCAACCTTTGATGCCTCCCAACATTCAGCTTTACAAGGAAGCCTAGATATCTCGCCATCAAGCTTTGTTCAACAAGGCTTCTCTTCTAGCCAGAAAGATAGAAATGTGTCTATTGGGGATGCAATCTTCTCAGTTGGGGAAGGTGCACATTGTAACAATTCAAAATTTGGGCAACAATTCAATTCATTTGTAGCTGACAATACTCTAAGGGTTAAGGCTGAAAGGCTTCCAGATTCTGGTTGCCAAAATAACCTCTTCCCTCAACAGTTTGGCCAGGAGGACCTCATGAGTGCTCTTCTTAAACAA CAAGAAGGCATTGGATCAGTGGAAAGTGAATTTGGATTTGATGGTTATCCTTTGGATAATCTCCCAGTATGA